In Procambarus clarkii isolate CNS0578487 chromosome 5, FALCON_Pclarkii_2.0, whole genome shotgun sequence, the following are encoded in one genomic region:
- the LOC138352267 gene encoding pneumococcal serine-rich repeat protein-like yields MSHYHLIFVTSLCSWSQAQHLLLSGTAAAAQRHSSCCSAAQQRLLSGTAAAAQWHSSSCSAAQQLLSGTVAAPQRHSSCCSAAQQLLSGTAAAQRHSCCSSAAQQLLLSGTAAAQRHSSCSAAQQLLLSGTAAAQRHSCCSAAQQLLLSGTAALLSGTAAAPQRHSNFSAAQQLLSGTVAAQRHSCCSSAAQQLLSGTAAAQRHSSCSSAAQQRFSAAQQLLSGTAAAPRHSCCSAAQLLLSGTAAAPQRHSCCSAAQQLLLSGTAALLSGTAAAQRHSSCSAAQLLLSGTAAAPQRHSCCSAAQQLLLSGTAAAPQWHSSCSSAAQQLLSGTAAAQRHSSCSSAAQQRFSAAQQLLSGTAAAPRHSCCSAAQLLLLSGTAAAQRHSSCSSAAQQLLLSGTAAAQRHSCCSSAAQQLLLSGTAAAQRHSCCSSAAQQLLLSGTAAAQRNSSCSAAQQLLSGTAAAPQRHSSCSAAQLLLSGTAAAPQRHSSASQRHSNFSAAQQLLRGTAAAQRHSSCSAAQLLLSGTAAAQRHSCCSAAQQLLLSGTAALLSGTATAQRHSNCSAAQQLLLRGTAAAPQRQSSCSAAQQLLSGTAAAQRHSSCSLAAQQRFSAAQQLLSGTAIAPRHSSCSSAAQQLLLSGKAAAPRHSSCSAQLLLRGTAAAPQRQSSCSAAQQLLSDEAAAPQRHSSCCSATQQLLLSGTAAAPQRHSSCSSAAQQLLLSGTAAAPQRHSSCSSATQQLLLSGTAAAPQWHSSCSSVAQQLLLSGIAAAPQWHSSCSSAAKQLLLSGTAAAPQRHNSCSSAAQQLLLSGTAAAQRHLSY; encoded by the exons ATGAGCCATTATCACCTTATCTTCGTCACTTCCTTGTGTAGCTGGTCACAGGCACAGCATCTGCTGCTCAGCGGCACAGCAGCTGCTGCTCAGCGGCACAGCAGCTGCTGCTCAGCGGCACAGCAGCGCCTGCTCAGTGGCACAGCAGCTGCTGCTCAGTGGCACAGCAGCTCCTGCTCAGCGGCACAGCAGCTGCTCAGCGGCACAGTTGCTGCTCCTCAGCGGCACAGCAGCTGCTGCTCAGCGGCACAGCAGCTGCTCAGCGGCACAGCAGCTGCTCAGCGGCACAGCTGCTGCTCCTCAGCGGCACAGCAGCTGCTGCTCAGCGGCACAGCAGCTGCTCAGCGGCACAGCAGCTGCTCAGCGGCACAGCAGCTGCTCCTCAGCGGCACAGCAGCTGCTCAGCGGCACAGCTGCTGCTCAGCGGCACAGCAGCTGCTCCTCAGCGGCACAGCAGCGCTTCTCAGCGGCACAGCAGCTGCTCCTCAGCGGCACAGCAACTTCTCAGCGGCACAGCAGCTGCTCAGCGGCACAGTTGCTGCTCAGCGGCACAGCTGCTGCTCCTCAGCGGCACAGCAGCTGCTCAGCGGCACAGCTGCTGCTCAGCGGCACAGCAGCTGCTCCTCAGCGGCACAGCAGCGCTTCTCAGCGGCACAGCAACTGCTCAGCGGCACAGCAGCTGCTCCGCGGCACAGCTGCTGCTCAGCGGCACAGCTGCTGCTCAGCGGCACAGCTGCTGCTCCTCAGCGGCACAGCTGCTGCTCAGCGGCACAGCAGCTGCTCCTCAGCGGCACAGCAGCGCTTCTCAGCGGCACAGCTGCTGCTCAGCGGCACAGCAGCTGCTCCGCGGCACAGCTGCTGCTCAGCGGCACAGCTGCTGCTCCTCAGCGGCACAGCTGCTGCTCAGCGGCACAGCAGCTGCTCCTCAGTGGCACAGCAGCTGCTCCTCAGTGGCACAGCAGCTGCTCCTCAGCGGCACAGCAGCTGCTCAGCGGCACAGCTGCTGCTCAGCGGCACAGCAGCTGCTCCTCAGCGGCACAGCAGCGCTTCTCAGCGGCACAGCAACTGCTCAGCGGCACAGCAGCTGCTCCGCGGCACAGCTGCTGCTCAGCGGCACAGCTGCTGCTCCTCAGCGGCACAGCTGCTGCTCAGCGGCACAGCAGCTGCTCCTCAGCGGCACAGCAGCTGCTGCTCAGCGGCACAGCAGCTGCTCAGCGGCACAGCTGCTGCTCCTCAGCGGCACAGCAGCTGCTGCTCAGCGGCACAGCAGCTGCTCAGCGGCACAGCTGCTGCTCCTCAGCGGCACAGCAGCTGCTGCTCAGCGGCACAGCAGCTGCTCAGCGGAACAGCAGCTGCTCAGCGGCCCAGCAGCTGCTCAGCGGCACAGCAGCTGCTCCTCAGCGGCACAGCAGCTGCTCAGCGGCACAGCTGCTGCTCAGCGGCACAGCAGCTGCTCCTCAGCGGCACAGCAGCGCTTCTCAGCGGCACAGCAACTTCTCAGCGGCACAGCAGCTGCTCCGCGGCACAGCTGCTGCTCAGCGGCACAGCAGCTGCTCAGCGGCACAGCTGCTGCTCAGCGGCACAGCAGCTGCTCAGCGGCACAGCTGCTGCTCAGCGGCACAGCAGCTGCTCCTTAGCGGCACAGCAGCGCTTCTCAGCGGCACAGCAACTGCTCAGCGGCACAGCAATTGCTCCGCGGCACAGCAGCTGCTCCTCCGCGGCACAGCAGCTGCTCCTCAGCGGCAAAGCAGCTGCTCCGCGGCACAGCAGCTGCTCAGCGGCACAGCTGCTGCTCAGCGGCACAGCAGCTGCTCCTTAGCGGCACAGCAGCGCTTCTCAGCGGCACAGCAACTGCTCAGCGGCACAGCAATTGCTCCGCGGCACAGCAGCTGCTCCTCCGCGGCACAGCAGCTGCTCCTCAGCGGCAAAGCAGCTGCTCCGCGGCACAGCAGCTGCTCAGCG CAGCTGCTCCTCCGCGGCACAGCAGCTGCTCCTCAGCGGCAAAGCAGCTGCTCCGCGGCACAGCAGCTGCTCAGCGACGAAGCAGCTGCTCCTCAGCGGCACAGCAGCTGCTGCTCAGCGACACAGCAGCTGCTCCTCAGCGGCACAGCAGCTGCTCCTCAGCGGCACAGCAGCTGCTCCTCAGCGGCACAGCAGCTGCTCCTCAGCGGCACAGCAGCTGCTCCTCAGCGGCACAGCAGCTGCTCCTCAGCGACACAGCAGCTGCTCCTCAGCGGCACAGCAGCTGCTCCTCAGTGGCACAGCAGCTGCTCCTCAGTGGCACAGCAGCTGCTCCTCAGCGGCATAGCAGCTGCTCCTCAGTGGCACAGCAGCTGCTCCTCAGCGGCAAAGCAGCTGCTCCTCAGCGGCACAGCAGCTGCTCCTCAGCGGCACAACAGCTGCTCCTCAGCGGCACAGCAGCTGCTCCTCAGTGGCACAGCAGCTGCTCAGCGGCATCTCAGCTACTAG